Proteins from a single region of Amycolatopsis sp. CA-230715:
- a CDS encoding CsbD family protein, whose amino-acid sequence MTEKFDDKAEELKGKAKEATGKATGNEQWQAEGKTEQVKGALKQAGEKVKDAF is encoded by the coding sequence ATGACCGAGAAGTTCGACGACAAGGCGGAAGAACTCAAAGGGAAGGCCAAGGAAGCCACCGGTAAGGCCACCGGAAACGAGCAGTGGCAGGCCGAAGGCAAGACCGAGCAGGTCAAGGGAGCCCTGAAGCAGGCAGGAGAAAAGGTCAAGGACGCCTTCTAG
- a CDS encoding ATP-binding cassette domain-containing protein: MRDPAVLLLDEPTAGLDAGLRDRLGDLVRGKARDGTTVVIACHDHDWIDRIADEVVDLDGSLGAAAATRPRLCPLWPVRRSWCGWPDCPHARAGWPISASPFPAVKR, from the coding sequence GTGCGCGATCCCGCCGTGCTGCTGCTGGACGAACCCACGGCGGGCTTGGACGCCGGGTTGCGCGACCGGCTCGGCGACCTCGTGCGGGGCAAGGCACGGGACGGCACGACCGTCGTGATCGCCTGCCACGACCACGACTGGATCGACCGGATCGCCGACGAGGTGGTGGATCTCGACGGCAGTCTCGGCGCCGCCGCGGCCACCCGGCCCCGCCTCTGTCCACTGTGGCCGGTGCGCCGGTCGTGGTGCGGGTGGCCGGACTGTCCACACGCGAGGGCCGGTTGGCCGATATCGGCTTCAC